The genomic DNA ATGAAGTCTACCTGCACCTCTGCGGCCGGGAAGGTCACCCCGTCCAGCTCGAAATCACCGGTTTCCTGGACGTCACCGTTGGTGATCGGTACGTGGGCAATGATGGTTTTCTGGATATTCACCTGCCAGATGCGCACCACGGCAATGCCGTTCTCGGGAATCCGGTCGGCTGCGACCAGGCCATTGTTGATGGCAAAGGCTCCTACCGCCGCGGTCAGGTTGCCGCAGTTGCCGCTCCAGTCGATGAAGGGCTTGTCGATGGAAACCTGACCGAACAGGTAATCCACGTCGTGATCGGCGCTGTCACTTTTGGACAGAATCACCGTCTTGCTGGTGCTGGAGGTGGCGCCGCCCATACCGTCGGTGTGCTTGCCGTAGGGGTCCGGGCTGCCGATGACGCGCAGCAGCAGTTTGTCACGGGCCTCGCCGGGCACCTGGGCCACTTCCGGCAGATCGGTGAGGCTGAAGAAAACGCCTTTGCTGGTGCCGCCGCGCATGTAGGTGGCGGGGACTTTTATTTGGGGTGCATGGGGCATGGGGCTTTCCTGTTCTGTTGGCTTTGTGCTTCGTAGCGTACCCCTCTCCCCCCGCCCCCTCTCCCGCAAGGCGAGAGGGGCGCTTTCTTTTCCGGAGTTTGGGGTGACCTGCGGACCTCGCAGTTGCTACCCTGCCTATCTATTCAGCCCCTCTCCCTTTGTCAGAGAGGGATCAAGGGCACTGAAAATCACCTCCAGTACCGCTTCCGTATTCTGCAAAATCTCGTTGTTCCAGAAACGCAACACCTGAAAACCTTGTTCTTTCAACCAGGCATCACGCTGTTTGTCGGTTTCACTTTCATTGTGCTGACCGCCATCTGCTTCAACGATCAGCCGTGAATTGAAGTGCACGAAATCTGCTATATAAGGCCCTAACGGTTGTTGCCGGCGGAATTTCTGGCCGCTCAGCCGGTGGGCCCTCAGGTGTTTCCATAACAGTCGCTCAGCGTCTGTCATGTTGGTTCGCAAGTCCTTTGCGAAATGGTGGCGGTAGTCCATTACCGGCCTCCTTTCGTTTTGTGCTTTGTAGCGCCCCCCTCTCCCTGTCCCTTACTCGCTTCGCTCGCCCTACGGGCCGCACTGCGTGCGTTACTCCGCAAGCTCCGTTCCCGCAAGGGGAGAGGGGACCTTTTAGATAGGCTTTGGGGTAACTGCAACGCTAGCAGTTTATCCCAAACTTCGGGAAAGAAAGCTCCCCTCCCCCCTCGCGGGGGAGGGGCCGGGGGAGAGGGGGCGGTTTTAGCTCGCTTCCGCCATGAAATCCTTGGCGAACTTCTGCAGGATGCCACCGGCGGAATACACGGAGACTTCCTCGGCGGTATCAAGGCGACACTTAACCGGGACGCGTTCCACATCGCCATTCTGACGGTGGATGACCAGGGTCATGGTGGATCCGGGCGCGCGCTCACCTTCCACGTCGAAGATCTCGGTGCCATCCAGGCCCAGC from Alcanivorax sp. includes the following:
- a CDS encoding endonuclease domain-containing protein, which gives rise to MDYRHHFAKDLRTNMTDAERLLWKHLRAHRLSGQKFRRQQPLGPYIADFVHFNSRLIVEADGGQHNESETDKQRDAWLKEQGFQVLRFWNNEILQNTEAVLEVIFSALDPSLTKGEGLNR